In Streptomyces nodosus, one DNA window encodes the following:
- a CDS encoding amino acid ABC transporter ATP-binding protein, whose product MSEVMVDVHGVHKSFGPQQVLRGVDLRVRAGEVTVVLGPSGSGKSTLLRAINHLEKVDSGWIGVDGELIGYRRSGDRLYELKEKEVLRQRTGIGFVFQNFRLFPHLTVLENLVEAPVSALRRPRGQAEESARRLLDRVGLADRADAFPRQLSGGQQQRVAIARALALEPKVLLFDEPTSALDPELVGEVLDVIKDLAGTGTTMIVVTHEIGFAREVADTVVFLDGGVVVEQGPPEAVLDAPRHARTRAFLSKVL is encoded by the coding sequence ATGAGCGAGGTGATGGTGGACGTCCACGGCGTCCACAAGAGCTTCGGCCCGCAACAGGTGCTGCGCGGCGTCGACCTGAGGGTCCGGGCCGGAGAGGTCACCGTGGTCCTCGGCCCGTCCGGGTCCGGGAAGTCCACACTGCTGCGCGCCATCAACCATCTGGAGAAGGTCGACAGCGGCTGGATCGGCGTCGACGGCGAACTCATCGGCTACCGGCGCTCCGGCGACAGGCTGTACGAGCTCAAGGAGAAGGAGGTGCTGAGGCAGCGCACCGGGATCGGGTTCGTCTTCCAGAACTTCCGGCTCTTCCCGCATCTGACCGTGCTGGAGAACCTCGTCGAGGCACCCGTCTCCGCGCTGCGCCGCCCTCGCGGGCAGGCCGAGGAGTCGGCCCGCCGGCTCCTGGACCGGGTCGGCCTCGCCGACAGGGCCGATGCCTTTCCGAGGCAGCTCTCCGGCGGCCAGCAGCAGCGCGTGGCCATCGCCCGTGCCCTCGCCCTCGAACCGAAGGTGCTGCTCTTCGACGAGCCCACCTCGGCGCTCGACCCGGAACTGGTCGGTGAAGTCCTCGACGTCATCAAGGACCTGGCCGGCACCGGAACCACCATGATCGTGGTGACCCATGAGATCGGCTTCGCCCGCGAGGTCGCCGACACCGTGGTGTTCCTGGACGGGGGAGTGGTGGTGGAGCAGGGCCCGCCCGAGGCCGTGCTGGACGCCCCCCGGCACGCACGCACCCGCGCCTTCCTCTCCAAGGTCCTCTGA